In Immundisolibacter sp., the following proteins share a genomic window:
- the dsr1 gene encoding anti-phage defense-associated sirtuin Dsr1 translates to MQFVRRGPDIPERLLQAHEDGHVVFFCGAGISYPARLPGFDGLVKELYAALAPTPNAVQQAAIKAKQFDTAIGLLEDNIIGRRKEALVRKALAEILTPDLTAANATVAHESLLTLSKCRNGHTRLVTTNFDRLFEEVIAAKSLPIERFQAPLLPVPKNRWDGLVYLHGLLSATPTASELDRLVVSSGDFGLAYLTERWAARFVSELFRNYTVCFVGYSINDPVLRYMMDALAADRLLGESPPEMFAFGSHTKGKEDERANEWRAKNVTPILYREHNRHAYLHKTLRAWAETYRDGVRGKERIVVECAMARPLASTRQDDFVGRLLWALSHSGGLPARRFAEHDPVPSLDWLEPLSEERYQHADLGRFGVPPETTVDAKLAFSLTRRPSPYPLAPVMCLVDAGAHGSRWDKVMWQLARWLIRHLDDRDLLLWLVKRGGRLHDDLVWLIERRLDELAKLEREGNTAELARIRANAPNAIPGPLMRTLWRLLLTGRVKSRLRDFDLYRWRDRFKRDGLTATLRLELREMLTPRVSLHEPFRLTAEDGESREPERIKDLVEWEIVLSTDHVHSSLRDLPEDERWTAALPELLSDFTALLRDALDLMRELGSAEDRSDLSYIRQPSIREHPQNRGFHGWTALIDLSRDAWLATVAQSPARAALVAQSWWHTPYPLFRRLAFFAAAQDNVIPRRQALDWLLADEHWWLWSVETEREAMRLLVALAPHLNGVMLRKLEQAVLAGPPRDMFKDDVEPESWTWIVEHETWLRLAKMAEGGSALGADSSERLQALSAQYPEWRLAEDQRDEFPYWMGDGDEWRKFVTTPRRRRELIEWLRQQPSTDHWREDDWRQRCRDNFATTVCALCALAGEDVWPTNRWREALQAWSEEKLLKRSWRYVAPVLITAPNDVLQTLAHGVGWWLQSIAKTFEGHEAHFFTLARRILALDQQDSADTDDPVRRAINHPVGHVTEALLRWWYRRSLDDGQGLPEELKPTFTELCDTRMDKFRHGRVLLAAHVIALFRIDGDWATRHLLPLFDWQRSEAEARAAWEGFLWSPRLYRPLMEMLKQAFLDTARHYAVLGKHDGQYASLLTFAALDPGDTFTIPELAAATRSLPPDGLHESAQALVSALEGAGDQRADYWTNRVVPYLHAIWPKTRDHISPAIAESLGRLCVAAQDAFPAALALLRAWLQPPAHPDYLVHRLHEAALCGRFPEQALEFLSLVTGDQAEWPPSDLGACLDAIRTAAPQLEADPRFERLMAYLRQHGRG, encoded by the coding sequence GTGCAGTTCGTCCGCCGCGGCCCCGACATCCCGGAACGCCTGCTGCAGGCGCACGAGGACGGGCACGTGGTGTTCTTCTGCGGGGCGGGCATCTCCTACCCCGCGCGCTTGCCGGGTTTTGATGGCCTGGTGAAGGAACTCTATGCTGCGTTGGCCCCCACGCCTAACGCGGTGCAGCAAGCGGCAATCAAGGCTAAACAGTTTGACACTGCCATCGGCTTACTGGAAGACAACATCATCGGCCGTCGCAAAGAGGCCCTTGTTCGGAAGGCGCTCGCTGAAATCCTCACCCCGGATCTCACAGCCGCGAACGCGACGGTGGCCCACGAGTCGTTGCTGACGCTGAGCAAGTGCCGCAACGGCCACACTCGCCTCGTCACCACCAACTTCGATCGTCTGTTCGAGGAGGTGATTGCGGCGAAGTCCCTGCCCATCGAGCGGTTTCAGGCGCCGCTGCTGCCGGTGCCGAAGAACCGTTGGGACGGACTGGTCTATCTGCACGGCCTGCTCAGCGCCACGCCGACCGCGAGCGAGCTGGATCGGCTGGTCGTCTCCAGCGGTGATTTCGGATTGGCCTATCTCACCGAGCGCTGGGCGGCGCGTTTTGTCAGCGAACTGTTTCGCAACTACACCGTGTGCTTCGTCGGCTACAGCATCAACGACCCGGTACTGCGCTACATGATGGATGCCCTGGCCGCCGACCGCCTGCTCGGCGAATCGCCGCCGGAAATGTTCGCCTTCGGCAGTCACACCAAAGGCAAGGAGGATGAGCGCGCCAACGAGTGGCGGGCCAAGAACGTCACGCCCATCCTCTACCGCGAACACAACAGGCACGCCTATCTTCACAAGACCCTGCGCGCCTGGGCCGAAACCTATCGCGACGGCGTGCGCGGCAAGGAGCGCATCGTGGTCGAGTGCGCCATGGCCCGGCCCTTGGCCAGCACCCGGCAAGACGACTTCGTCGGCCGCCTGTTGTGGGCGTTGAGCCATTCGGGTGGCCTGCCGGCCAGACGCTTTGCCGAACATGACCCGGTGCCATCACTGGATTGGCTGGAGCCCTTGAGTGAGGAGCGCTACCAACACGCCGACCTGGGCCGCTTCGGCGTCCCGCCCGAGACGACCGTGGATGCCAAGCTCGCCTTCAGCCTGACCCGCCGGCCTTCGCCTTATCCTCTGGCGCCGGTGATGTGTTTGGTCGATGCCGGCGCGCATGGCAGTCGCTGGGACAAAGTGATGTGGCAACTGGCGCGCTGGCTGATCCGTCATCTGGACGACCGGGACCTGTTGCTGTGGCTGGTCAAACGTGGCGGTCGGCTGCATGACGATCTGGTCTGGTTGATCGAACGCCGTCTGGACGAGTTGGCTAAACTCGAGCGCGAGGGCAACACGGCGGAGTTGGCACGGATTCGCGCGAACGCACCCAACGCGATCCCCGGTCCGTTGATGCGCACCTTGTGGCGACTGCTGCTGACTGGGCGCGTCAAATCAAGGCTGCGCGACTTCGACCTGTATCGCTGGCGCGACCGTTTCAAGCGCGATGGCCTTACCGCTACCCTGCGCCTGGAACTGCGCGAGATGCTGACACCACGCGTATCGTTGCACGAGCCGTTCCGCTTGACAGCCGAGGACGGCGAAAGCCGCGAGCCAGAGCGCATCAAGGATCTGGTGGAATGGGAGATCGTGCTGTCGACGGATCACGTCCATTCCAGCCTCCGCGATCTGCCCGAGGATGAGCGCTGGACCGCCGCATTGCCGGAGCTGCTGTCCGATTTCACCGCCTTGTTGCGCGATGCGCTGGATCTCATGCGCGAGCTCGGCAGCGCGGAGGACAGAAGCGACCTGTCCTACATACGTCAGCCCTCGATCAGGGAGCACCCACAGAACCGGGGCTTCCACGGCTGGACTGCATTGATCGACCTCAGCCGCGATGCTTGGCTGGCCACAGTGGCGCAGTCGCCAGCACGGGCAGCGCTGGTCGCGCAGTCCTGGTGGCACACGCCCTATCCGCTGTTCCGGCGTCTCGCCTTCTTTGCCGCCGCACAGGACAACGTGATACCCCGTCGCCAAGCACTCGACTGGCTGCTGGCGGACGAACACTGGTGGCTGTGGTCAGTGGAAACCGAACGGGAAGCCATGCGCCTGCTGGTGGCGCTGGCGCCGCACCTCAATGGGGTAATGCTGCGAAAGCTGGAGCAAGCCGTACTCGCCGGGCCTCCGCGAGACATGTTCAAGGATGACGTCGAGCCCGAGAGCTGGACCTGGATTGTGGAACATGAAACCTGGCTGCGGCTGGCAAAAATGGCTGAGGGCGGTTCAGCCTTGGGCGCTGACAGCAGCGAGCGGTTACAGGCACTTTCGGCACAGTATCCGGAGTGGAGGCTGGCAGAGGATCAGCGCGATGAGTTTCCTTACTGGATGGGCGACGGCGACGAGTGGCGCAAGTTCGTAACCACACCGCGTCGTCGCCGTGAACTGATCGAGTGGCTCAGGCAGCAACCTAGCACAGATCATTGGCGGGAAGACGACTGGCGACAGCGCTGTCGCGACAACTTTGCCACGACCGTTTGCGCCTTGTGCGCCTTGGCCGGGGAAGATGTCTGGCCAACGAATCGTTGGCGCGAGGCCCTGCAAGCCTGGTCAGAGGAAAAACTCCTGAAGCGCTCCTGGCGTTACGTGGCACCGGTGTTGATCACTGCGCCCAACGATGTGCTGCAAACGCTCGCCCACGGCGTTGGCTGGTGGTTGCAGTCCATCGCCAAGACCTTCGAAGGCCACGAAGCACATTTCTTCACGCTCGCTCGCCGTATCCTGGCGCTGGATCAGCAAGACAGCGCCGATACCGACGACCCCGTCAGGCGCGCCATCAACCATCCCGTGGGCCACGTCACCGAGGCACTGCTGCGCTGGTGGTATCGACGCTCGCTGGATGATGGACAAGGCTTGCCCGAGGAGCTCAAGCCCACGTTCACCGAGCTTTGCGATACCCGGATGGACAAATTTCGGCATGGCCGCGTATTGCTGGCAGCGCATGTCATCGCGTTGTTCCGCATCGACGGGGATTGGGCGACGCGACACCTGTTGCCGCTTTTCGACTGGCAGCGCTCGGAAGCCGAAGCACGTGCGGCGTGGGAAGGCTTCTTGTGGTCACCGCGCCTGTACCGTCCTCTGATGGAAATGCTCAAGCAGGCCTTCCTCGACACCGCGCGCCACTATGCGGTATTGGGCAAGCACGACGGGCAATACGCATCGCTGTTGACATTCGCCGCGCTCGACCCAGGTGACACCTTCACCATTCCAGAACTGGCAGCCGCTACACGCTCACTACCGCCGGACGGTCTGCACGAATCAGCGCAAGCTCTGGTCAGCGCGCTGGAGGGCGCGGGCGATCAACGGGCCGACTACTGGACCAACCGGGTCGTCCCATACCTCCACGCCATATGGCCCAAGACCCGGGACCATATTTCACCCGCCATCGCCGAAAGCCTCGGCCGCCTGTGCGTGGCGGCACAGGATGCGTTCCCCGCAGCCTTGGCGCTGCTGCGCGCCTGGCTGCAACCACCGGCCCATCCCGACTACCTGGTGCATCGTCTTCATGAGGCCGCTCTTTGCGGCAGGTTCCCTGAACAAGCCCTCGAGTTCCTCAGCCTGGTGACGGGGGATCAGGCCGAATGGCCGCCTAGCGACCTCGGCGCTTGCCTTGACGCGATACGGACAGCCGCGCCGCAACTTGAGGCTGACCCGCGCTTTGAACGGTTGATGGCATACCTGCGCCAGCATGGCCGGGGATGA
- a CDS encoding lytic transglycosylase domain-containing protein: protein MPIRLLLGLLLCCVAGARAQPEVLPRPAALEPAVRFWSRVFSEVDTRSGFLHDDRHLNVVYETLRWSGDLDRGARQAMVEPQRLAIQNILLRLADGDADTSDPQVRRVRALWQGASPTQLREAAGRVRFQLGQADRFAAALHRSGTWEDHIRRTLGQYGVPQEIGALPYVESGFDPLAGSHVGAAGLWQFMASTGRLFLRIDNYVDERYDPHAATVAAAKLLRGNYDALGTWPLALTAYNHGRAGMRRAVDSMGTDDIATLIERYDGPAFGFASRNFYPTFLAALELSSAPEQHFGPIVKAPAAQIREVTLPSYLPLRAVEQGLGVDRTTLRLLNPALRRTVWDETGLLPKGYDLRLPATTTNADRRIADIGRRAGQAAPLTERRHLVRRGETLSGIAARNGLSTRQLAARNGLKPTAQLRIGQVLKVPVGATAAAR, encoded by the coding sequence ATGCCAATCCGCCTGCTACTCGGCCTGCTGCTGTGCTGCGTCGCCGGCGCGCGCGCGCAGCCGGAGGTACTGCCGCGGCCGGCGGCGCTGGAGCCGGCGGTGCGCTTCTGGAGCCGGGTGTTCAGCGAGGTCGACACGCGCAGCGGCTTTCTGCACGACGATCGGCACCTGAACGTCGTCTACGAGACGCTGCGCTGGTCCGGCGACCTGGATCGCGGCGCCCGCCAGGCGATGGTCGAGCCGCAGCGACTGGCGATCCAGAACATCCTGCTGCGTCTGGCCGATGGCGACGCCGACACCTCCGATCCCCAGGTGCGGCGGGTGCGCGCGCTGTGGCAGGGCGCCTCGCCCACGCAGCTGCGCGAGGCGGCGGGCCGGGTGCGCTTTCAGCTCGGCCAGGCCGACCGCTTCGCCGCGGCGCTGCACCGTTCCGGCACCTGGGAAGACCACATCCGCCGCACGCTGGGCCAGTACGGTGTGCCGCAGGAAATCGGCGCCCTGCCGTACGTGGAATCGGGCTTCGATCCGCTGGCCGGCTCGCACGTCGGGGCGGCCGGCCTGTGGCAGTTCATGGCCAGCACCGGGCGGCTGTTCCTGCGCATCGACAACTACGTGGACGAACGCTACGACCCGCACGCGGCGACCGTGGCGGCGGCCAAGCTGCTGCGCGGCAACTATGACGCGCTGGGCACCTGGCCGCTGGCGCTGACCGCCTACAACCACGGCCGCGCCGGCATGCGCCGGGCCGTCGACAGCATGGGCACCGACGACATCGCGACGCTGATCGAGCGCTACGACGGCCCGGCCTTCGGCTTCGCCTCGCGCAATTTCTACCCGACCTTCCTGGCGGCCCTGGAACTGTCGTCGGCGCCCGAGCAGCACTTCGGACCCATCGTGAAGGCACCGGCGGCGCAGATTCGCGAGGTCACACTGCCGTCCTACCTGCCGCTGCGTGCCGTCGAGCAGGGACTGGGCGTGGATCGCACCACGCTGCGCCTGCTCAATCCCGCCCTGCGCCGCACGGTGTGGGACGAGACCGGGTTACTGCCGAAAGGCTACGACTTGCGCCTGCCGGCGACCACCACCAACGCCGACCGGCGCATCGCCGACATCGGGCGCCGCGCTGGCCAGGCCGCGCCGCTCACCGAGCGTCGGCACCTGGTGCGCCGCGGCGAAACGCTGAGCGGCATCGCCGCCCGCAACGGCCTCAGCACCCGCCAGCTCGCCGCCCGCAATGGCCTGAAGCCGACCGCGCAGCTGCGCATCGGTCAGGTGCTGAAGGTGCCGGTCGGCGCCACCGCGGCGGCGCGCTGA